From the genome of Naumannella halotolerans, one region includes:
- the rpoZ gene encoding DNA-directed RNA polymerase subunit omega codes for MTHTEAVGITNPPIDILLTKVDSKYRLVLFAANRARQINSYYAQLGESLLENVGPLVDAGVTEKPLSIALREIEDGLLECEQIDPHAPATEDPEEGPSLSAVEDDEFANDPDFSA; via the coding sequence GTGACCCACACCGAAGCCGTCGGCATCACCAACCCGCCGATCGACATCCTGTTGACCAAGGTCGATTCGAAGTACCGCCTGGTGCTCTTCGCCGCCAACCGTGCCCGGCAGATCAACTCCTACTACGCCCAGCTCGGTGAGAGCCTGTTGGAGAACGTGGGTCCGCTGGTCGATGCCGGTGTGACCGAGAAGCCGCTGTCGATCGCGCTGCGTGAGATCGAGGACGGCCTGCTCGAGTGCGAGCAGATCGACCCCCACGCTCCCGCAACCGAGGACCCCGAGGAGGGCCCGTCGCTGTCCGCGGTGGAGGACGACGAGTTCGCCAACGACCCCGACTTCTCCGCCTGA
- the gmk gene encoding guanylate kinase, with amino-acid sequence MSGQATDRRERPGQGELFILSGPAGVGKGTVVAALQAKYPSLWVSVSATTRAPRPGEVDGKHYLFTDDAEFDDLIAHDGLLEWATVHRKARYGTPRAPVQAAMAEGHNVLLEIDPQGARQVRRTMPQAHSIFLMPPSWEELVRRLTARGTEDQEAVQRRLQTARSELAHFDDFDHVVVNVDIDTTVEELAEILGLRGGVG; translated from the coding sequence GTGAGTGGTCAGGCGACCGACCGGCGCGAGCGACCCGGTCAGGGGGAGTTGTTCATCCTCTCCGGGCCGGCCGGGGTGGGCAAGGGTACGGTCGTGGCGGCGCTGCAGGCCAAGTACCCGTCGCTGTGGGTGTCGGTCTCGGCGACCACCCGGGCGCCCCGTCCCGGGGAGGTCGACGGGAAGCACTATCTGTTCACCGATGACGCCGAGTTCGACGACCTGATCGCCCATGACGGCCTGCTGGAGTGGGCCACCGTGCATCGCAAGGCGCGGTACGGCACCCCGCGGGCGCCGGTGCAGGCGGCGATGGCCGAGGGACACAATGTGTTGTTGGAGATCGACCCGCAGGGTGCCCGCCAGGTACGCAGGACGATGCCGCAGGCGCATTCGATCTTCCTGATGCCTCCGTCGTGGGAGGAACTGGTCCGCCGGTTGACCGCCCGCGGCACCGAGGACCAGGAGGCGGTCCAGCGTCGGCTGCAGACCGCCCGCTCCGAACTGGCCCATTTCGACGACTTCGACCATGTGGTGGTCAATGTCGACATCGACACCACGGTCGAGGAACTGGCCGAAATCTTGGGTCTGCGGGGTGGGGTCGGATAG
- a CDS encoding MFS transporter, with translation MTTKADETFLDRIGIPHPLRWGFLGVLIFMTGNGTESNFITPHLMEALGSTEATIATVISLYSAAVLIASYLSGALSDLWGPRRVMVLGAVIWVVFEVAFLLAIPTGSLALVTITYFIRGLGYPLFAFAFLVWGNLITPTKRNGTAVGWFYVMFTGGLPTLGSVFALIMIPSFGGGLSGETGAMWSSIALVVIGFCVAWFGVRVPRGRHRIAPVEESTPAVLTAGLRLTATNPKTLMGFLIRFINTAPQYGMFIILPAVISDELGWGQARWLTMTVLVYATNIGVNALFGYIGDRWGWQRTVRWFGIFGSAVGLLAWWYVPHWVPAGSTWGYVLAVAAGCVFGCLLAGFVPMGAIMPALAPDHKGAAMAMYTTAAGGSAFLGSAVVAVVLAIGLGNVGVVWAFIVLYAAAFVMIGFLKVPQPRLGRPGEAAEEPHWPRAR, from the coding sequence GTGACCACGAAGGCTGACGAGACCTTTCTCGATCGGATCGGCATCCCCCACCCATTGCGCTGGGGTTTCCTTGGGGTGTTGATCTTCATGACCGGCAACGGCACCGAGAGCAACTTCATCACCCCGCACCTGATGGAGGCCCTCGGCAGCACCGAGGCGACGATCGCCACGGTGATCAGCCTTTACAGCGCTGCGGTGCTGATCGCCAGCTACCTGTCCGGCGCCCTTTCCGATCTGTGGGGCCCGCGTCGGGTGATGGTGCTCGGCGCGGTCATCTGGGTGGTCTTCGAAGTCGCCTTCCTGCTCGCGATCCCCACCGGCAGCCTGGCCCTGGTGACCATCACCTACTTCATCCGCGGTCTCGGCTACCCCCTGTTCGCCTTCGCCTTCCTCGTCTGGGGCAACCTGATCACCCCGACCAAGCGCAACGGCACGGCGGTCGGCTGGTTCTACGTCATGTTCACCGGCGGTCTGCCGACCCTCGGCTCGGTCTTCGCGCTGATCATGATCCCCAGCTTCGGCGGTGGCCTCAGCGGTGAGACCGGGGCCATGTGGTCGTCGATCGCACTGGTGGTGATCGGGTTCTGTGTCGCCTGGTTCGGTGTCCGCGTGCCCCGCGGCCGTCACCGCATCGCACCGGTCGAGGAATCGACACCGGCGGTGCTGACCGCCGGACTGCGGCTGACCGCGACCAACCCGAAGACCTTGATGGGTTTCCTGATCCGCTTCATCAACACCGCCCCGCAGTACGGCATGTTCATCATCCTGCCGGCGGTGATCTCCGACGAACTCGGTTGGGGACAGGCTCGATGGCTGACCATGACCGTCCTGGTCTATGCCACCAACATCGGCGTGAACGCCCTCTTCGGCTACATCGGTGACCGCTGGGGCTGGCAGCGCACCGTGCGCTGGTTCGGCATCTTCGGTTCGGCGGTGGGTCTGCTCGCCTGGTGGTACGTACCGCACTGGGTCCCGGCCGGGTCCACCTGGGGTTATGTCCTGGCGGTGGCCGCCGGCTGTGTCTTCGGCTGTCTGCTCGCCGGTTTCGTCCCGATGGGCGCGATCATGCCCGCCCTGGCACCCGACCACAAGGGTGCGGCGATGGCCATGTACACCACGGCCGCCGGTGGCTCGGCCTTCCTCGGCTCGGCCGTGGTCGCGGTGGTGCTGGCCATCGGTCTGGGCAATGTCGGAGTCGTCTGGGCCTTCATCGTGCTCTACGCCGCGGCCTTCGTCATGATCGGCTTCCTGAAAGTGCCCCAGCCACGGCTCGGTCGGCCCGGCGAGGCCGCCGAGGAACCGCACTGGCCGAGGGCGCGATGA
- the mihF gene encoding integration host factor, actinobacterial type, with protein MAPVTSVPPLSESQRQQARAAATQVRRHRAAAKARLRTGDLHLSAFLDLAENDDVLAHIKVVDLLRSLPRVGDKRAADTMERLDIAPSRRIRGLGRHQLAALREEFR; from the coding sequence TTGGCGCCCGTGACCTCGGTACCGCCGCTCTCGGAGAGCCAGCGCCAGCAGGCGCGTGCGGCCGCCACCCAGGTGCGCCGGCACCGGGCGGCCGCGAAGGCCCGGCTGCGTACCGGCGATCTGCATCTGTCGGCTTTCCTCGACCTGGCCGAGAACGACGATGTGCTGGCCCACATCAAGGTCGTCGACCTGCTGCGGTCGCTGCCCAGGGTCGGGGACAAGCGGGCCGCCGACACCATGGAGCGCCTGGACATCGCCCCCAGCCGCCGGATCCGTGGTCTCGGCCGACACCAACTGGCCGCGCTGCGGGAGGAGTTCCGGTGA
- a CDS encoding GolD/DthD family dehydrogenase: MFDLSQKVALVTGAGSGIGKQVCSSLAERGAVVAGADLRGAEHTPDVTDPAAVHEVVARVVAEHGRLDIVVNSAGVARLADAAELGEDDWDLTLDVNLKGTFFVCQAAAPQMIEQGGGRIINLASQAASVALAGHAAYCASKAGVNGLTRVLALERGPFGICVNAVSPTVVLTDLGRKAWDNPAGEAHRAEIPNGRFAEPEEVAAAVCYLASDEAAMVNGSELRVDGGFTIR, encoded by the coding sequence ATGTTCGATCTGAGCCAGAAGGTCGCCCTGGTCACCGGCGCCGGTTCCGGGATCGGGAAGCAGGTCTGCAGCAGCCTCGCCGAACGCGGCGCGGTGGTGGCCGGTGCCGATCTGCGCGGTGCCGAGCACACCCCCGACGTGACCGATCCGGCAGCTGTCCACGAGGTGGTGGCCCGAGTGGTCGCAGAGCACGGACGACTGGACATCGTGGTGAACAGTGCCGGCGTTGCCCGGCTGGCCGATGCCGCCGAACTCGGCGAGGACGACTGGGACCTCACCTTGGACGTGAACCTGAAGGGCACCTTCTTCGTCTGTCAGGCCGCGGCACCGCAGATGATCGAGCAGGGCGGGGGCCGGATCATCAACCTCGCCTCACAGGCGGCCTCGGTCGCACTGGCCGGGCACGCCGCCTACTGCGCCAGCAAGGCCGGGGTGAACGGCCTCACCCGGGTACTCGCACTGGAGCGGGGCCCGTTCGGCATCTGCGTGAATGCGGTCTCCCCGACCGTGGTGCTGACCGACCTCGGTCGCAAGGCCTGGGACAACCCCGCCGGTGAGGCCCACCGCGCGGAAATCCCCAACGGCCGGTTCGCCGAACCCGAGGAGGTGGCAGCAGCCGTCTGCTACCTGGCCTCGGACGAGGCGGCGATGGTCAACGGGTCTGAACTGCGGGTCGATGGCGGGTTCACCATCCGCTGA
- a CDS encoding sugar-binding domain-containing protein — translation MCNTPATVRSDPGRWGGNGALDEALRAAGLGAGDTLLVASGRVLHALSRQPLPSLSGVLICPTVGGTSEPEAWHQTNEIVREVAERVGGRPQFLWAPALPSPAMRASLDQDPDFRGVTGHWDVAKAALVGVGAPPLQRDSISTAVPLGSRFIRRAAGDVCLNFYDRRGRGIEFEGSDRMVRISPAQLRAVPTVIAAATGKDKAGSIIAGARAGYFDELVTDRETASAVLAELRP, via the coding sequence ATGTGCAACACTCCGGCAACGGTCCGGTCAGATCCCGGGCGCTGGGGGGGCAATGGAGCACTCGACGAGGCGCTGCGGGCAGCCGGTCTCGGGGCAGGGGACACCTTGCTCGTCGCCTCCGGCCGGGTCCTGCATGCGCTGAGCCGACAACCCCTGCCCTCGCTGTCCGGCGTCCTCATCTGCCCGACGGTCGGCGGCACCTCCGAACCCGAGGCCTGGCATCAGACCAACGAAATCGTCCGCGAGGTGGCCGAACGGGTCGGTGGGCGACCGCAGTTCCTCTGGGCGCCCGCACTGCCGTCACCGGCGATGCGGGCGAGCCTGGACCAGGACCCGGATTTCCGCGGTGTCACCGGGCACTGGGATGTGGCCAAGGCGGCCCTGGTCGGGGTCGGCGCACCACCCCTGCAGCGCGACTCGATCTCCACCGCCGTACCGCTGGGCAGCCGGTTCATCCGGCGGGCCGCCGGTGATGTCTGCCTGAACTTCTACGACCGCCGCGGACGCGGCATCGAGTTCGAGGGCAGCGACCGGATGGTGCGGATCAGCCCGGCTCAGCTGCGCGCCGTCCCGACCGTGATCGCAGCGGCCACCGGCAAGGACAAGGCCGGCAGCATCATCGCCGGGGCCAGGGCGGGCTACTTCGATGAACTCGTGACCGACCGGGAGACCGCCTCGGCCGTCCTGGCAGAGCTTCGTCCGTGA
- the carA gene encoding glutamine-hydrolyzing carbamoyl-phosphate synthase small subunit, translating into MPDSSSSPTPVPALLVLEDGRHFRGRSFGATGEIFGEAVFATPMTGYQETLTDPSYHRQVVIATAPHIGNTGWNDEDDESTRVWVSGFVVRDLARRPSNWRSTRSLQDELAEQGVVGITDVDTRALTRHLREQGAMRVGVSTETTDPQALLQKVRHTGSMAGLELATEVSTTEAYVVPAIGEKRFTVAAVDLGIKAMTPARMSERGIEVHVLPATTDFAELAAIAPDGVFFSNGPGDPGSDEHAVQLLRQVLEAGIPFFGICYGNQIFGRALGFGTYKLKYGHRGINQPVMDLSTRKVEVTAHNHGFAVDAPTGEVIDTGFGQARVSHICLNDDVVEGLELSKADTVVAFSVQYHPEAAAGPHDAGYLFDRFVQVMEGNR; encoded by the coding sequence ATGCCTGACAGCAGTTCATCACCCACGCCCGTACCGGCCCTGTTGGTCCTGGAGGACGGTCGCCACTTCCGTGGACGATCCTTCGGCGCCACCGGGGAGATCTTCGGTGAAGCGGTCTTCGCCACCCCGATGACGGGATATCAGGAGACGCTCACCGATCCCAGCTACCACCGGCAGGTGGTCATCGCGACCGCTCCGCACATCGGCAACACGGGCTGGAACGACGAGGACGACGAGTCGACCAGGGTCTGGGTCTCCGGATTCGTCGTCCGCGACCTCGCCCGCCGTCCCTCCAACTGGCGCTCGACCCGCAGCCTGCAGGACGAACTCGCCGAGCAGGGCGTCGTCGGCATCACCGATGTGGACACCCGGGCACTCACCCGTCACCTGCGGGAGCAGGGAGCGATGCGGGTCGGTGTGTCCACCGAGACCACCGATCCCCAGGCGCTGCTGCAGAAGGTACGGCACACCGGCTCGATGGCCGGCCTGGAACTGGCCACCGAGGTGAGCACCACCGAGGCCTATGTGGTCCCGGCGATCGGTGAGAAGCGCTTCACCGTGGCCGCGGTGGACCTCGGGATCAAGGCGATGACCCCGGCACGGATGTCGGAGCGGGGGATCGAGGTCCATGTCCTCCCGGCGACCACCGATTTCGCCGAACTGGCCGCGATCGCTCCCGACGGCGTCTTCTTCTCCAACGGTCCCGGTGACCCCGGGTCGGATGAGCATGCGGTGCAGCTGCTGCGGCAGGTGCTCGAGGCAGGGATCCCGTTCTTCGGCATCTGCTACGGCAACCAGATCTTCGGCCGGGCGCTGGGATTCGGCACCTACAAGCTGAAGTACGGCCACCGCGGGATCAACCAGCCGGTGATGGATCTGAGCACCCGGAAGGTCGAGGTCACCGCCCACAACCACGGTTTCGCCGTCGACGCGCCCACCGGTGAGGTGATCGACACCGGGTTCGGCCAGGCCCGGGTCAGCCACATCTGCCTGAACGACGATGTGGTCGAGGGACTCGAGCTCTCCAAGGCCGACACCGTGGTCGCCTTCTCCGTGCAGTACCACCCCGAGGCAGCAGCGGGACCGCATGATGCGGGCTACCTGTTCGACCGCTTCGTGCAGGTGATGGAAGGAAACCGCTGA
- a CDS encoding quinone-dependent dihydroorotate dehydrogenase, with product MRDPLLTGYRALIRPVLFGMGGGDPEVAHEQALRMLQATTATAAGRAALRLLHPGGDPVRIGSLRFDNRVGLAAGLDKRAEVVRGWSSLGFGHVELGTVTPQPQPGNPRPRVFRLPASGAVINRMGFPSGGAEQMARRLDALGVRRGNRAVGTTIGISIGKNKQTPLEAAVEDYLTCFRQLAPHADYIAVNVSSPNTPGLRELQNADALTRLLGELTSAARQADPGDPLPILVKLAPDLTRPAVEQLLAACEHSGISGLIAGNTTTGRDGLAASDLAKAVEAGGLSGHPLTRRAREVLGWITSASDWPVIGVGGIMTPADARAMFDAGARLVQLYTGWIYSGPALVNGINRLRPGR from the coding sequence ATGCGTGATCCGCTGTTGACCGGGTACCGGGCCCTGATCCGGCCGGTGCTGTTCGGGATGGGCGGTGGTGATCCGGAGGTCGCCCACGAACAAGCCCTGCGGATGCTGCAGGCAACCACCGCCACGGCGGCCGGTCGGGCGGCCCTGCGACTGCTGCATCCGGGCGGCGACCCGGTGCGGATCGGATCCCTGCGGTTCGACAACCGGGTCGGTCTGGCCGCCGGGCTGGACAAACGGGCCGAGGTGGTACGCGGCTGGTCCAGCCTCGGGTTCGGCCATGTCGAACTGGGAACGGTGACACCGCAGCCGCAACCGGGTAATCCTCGCCCGCGGGTGTTCCGGTTGCCCGCCTCCGGTGCGGTGATCAACCGGATGGGGTTTCCCAGTGGTGGGGCCGAGCAGATGGCCCGCCGGCTCGATGCGCTCGGCGTCCGGCGCGGCAACCGCGCAGTCGGGACCACCATCGGCATCTCCATCGGCAAGAACAAGCAGACCCCGCTGGAAGCGGCGGTCGAGGACTACCTGACCTGTTTTCGCCAGTTGGCGCCCCATGCCGACTACATCGCGGTGAACGTGTCCAGTCCGAACACCCCCGGCCTGCGGGAACTGCAGAACGCCGACGCGCTGACCAGGTTGCTCGGCGAGCTGACCTCCGCGGCGCGACAGGCCGATCCGGGGGATCCGTTGCCGATCCTGGTCAAACTCGCCCCGGACCTGACCCGACCTGCGGTGGAGCAGTTGCTGGCGGCCTGTGAGCACAGCGGCATCAGCGGGTTGATCGCGGGCAACACCACGACCGGCCGGGACGGCCTGGCGGCGAGTGATCTGGCCAAGGCGGTCGAGGCCGGCGGCCTGTCCGGGCATCCGCTCACCCGGCGGGCCCGGGAGGTGCTCGGCTGGATCACCTCGGCGTCGGACTGGCCTGTGATCGGCGTGGGCGGCATCATGACACCAGCAGACGCCCGGGCGATGTTCGACGCCGGGGCCCGGTTGGTCCAGCTCTACACCGGCTGGATCTACTCCGGACCGGCGCTGGTGAACGGGATCAACCGGCTCCGGCCGGGCCGGTGA
- the carB gene encoding carbamoyl-phosphate synthase large subunit — protein sequence MPRRDDISSIMVIGSGPIVIGQACEFDYSGTQACRVLKEEGFRVILVNSNPATIMTDPEFADATYVEPIRPDYVEKIIEAERPDALLATLGGQTALNTAIALHESGVLAKYGVELIGASVEAIQRGENREQFKEIVTRVAQPSTAAGGFYQGPRAEVARSRICHSMDEVRAAADDLGYPVVVRPSFTMGGVGSGFAHGEGDLRRIAGAGLSASPTTEVLIEESIRGWKEYELEVMRDKADNVVIICSIENFDPMGVHTGDSITVAPAMTLTDREYQRMRDVAIAIIREVGVDTGGCNIQFAINPADGRMVVIEMNPRVSRSSALASKATGFPIAKIAAKVAVGYTLDEIDNDITGVTPASFEPTLDYVVVKVPRFAFEKFPHADATLTTHMKSVGEAMAIGRNFTEALGKALRSVEKPEAIFDFATPITRSAGDLLTEAMRPHDGRLGLVMQAIRAGASVEEVHTATGIDPWFVDQLVLIDEVAREVAQAPELNAGVLAQAKRHGLSDAQIGSLRHLSEEVVRGIRWALGIRPVYKTVDTCAGEFAARTPYHYSSYDAETEVAPRQKPAVIILGSGPNRIGQGIEFDYSCVHAALTLSAAGYETVMINCNPETVSTDYDTSDRLYFEPLTAEDVLEVCHAESQAGPVAGVIVQLGGQTPLKLAQTLKDAGVPIVGTSPEAIDLAEERGAFGEVLDAAGLLSPKHGMATSQEQATAIAADIGYPVLVRPSYVLGGRGMEIVYDDESLRGYIQRATELTPEHPVLVDRFLDDAVEIDVDALYDGTELYLGAVMEHIEEAGVHSGDSACTLPPITLGEEVIERIREATEAIAAGVGVRGLINIQYALAGDTLYVLEANPRASRTVPFVSKATDTPLAKAAARLMLGEPIAELRSAGLLRPTGDGADSVPGAPIAVKEAVMPFNRFRTPDGSFVDTVLGPEMKSTGEVMGLDATFGTAFAKSQAGAFGSLPTSGRVFVSVANRDKRSVLFPVKRLADLGFEILATAGTASMLHRHGVAAKPVRKASEGTGPEGEPTIIELINDGQVDLIFNTPHGANNGGSPRVDGYEIRTAAVLNDVPCITTVQGLASAVQGIEALQTGGIGVRSLQSWAAETKAAATADADA from the coding sequence ATGCCCCGCCGCGACGACATCTCCTCGATCATGGTGATCGGCTCCGGGCCGATCGTGATCGGTCAGGCCTGTGAGTTCGACTACTCCGGGACCCAGGCCTGTCGGGTGCTGAAGGAGGAGGGCTTCCGGGTGATCCTGGTCAACTCCAACCCGGCAACGATCATGACCGATCCGGAGTTCGCCGACGCCACCTATGTCGAGCCGATCAGGCCCGACTACGTGGAGAAGATCATCGAGGCCGAACGGCCCGATGCCCTCTTGGCCACCCTGGGTGGGCAGACCGCCCTGAACACCGCCATCGCCCTGCACGAGAGCGGTGTCCTGGCCAAGTACGGCGTGGAGCTGATCGGCGCCTCGGTGGAAGCGATCCAACGCGGTGAGAACCGCGAACAGTTCAAGGAGATCGTCACCCGGGTCGCCCAGCCCTCCACCGCCGCCGGCGGTTTCTACCAGGGACCGCGGGCCGAGGTGGCCCGCAGCCGGATCTGTCACAGCATGGACGAGGTGCGGGCCGCGGCCGATGATCTCGGCTACCCGGTGGTCGTGCGTCCCTCGTTCACCATGGGCGGCGTCGGTTCCGGTTTCGCCCACGGCGAGGGCGATCTGCGGCGGATCGCCGGTGCCGGGTTGTCGGCCAGTCCGACCACCGAGGTGCTGATCGAGGAGTCGATCCGCGGCTGGAAGGAGTACGAGCTGGAGGTGATGCGCGACAAGGCCGACAATGTCGTGATCATCTGTTCGATCGAGAACTTCGACCCGATGGGTGTGCACACCGGGGACTCGATCACCGTCGCCCCGGCGATGACCCTGACCGATCGGGAGTACCAGCGGATGCGGGATGTCGCGATCGCGATCATCCGTGAGGTCGGTGTGGACACCGGCGGGTGCAACATCCAGTTCGCGATCAACCCGGCCGACGGCCGGATGGTCGTGATCGAGATGAACCCGCGGGTCTCCCGGTCCAGTGCGCTGGCCTCCAAGGCCACCGGTTTTCCGATCGCCAAGATCGCGGCCAAGGTCGCCGTCGGCTACACCCTGGACGAGATCGACAACGACATCACCGGAGTCACCCCGGCCAGCTTCGAACCCACCTTGGACTACGTGGTGGTGAAGGTCCCGCGCTTCGCCTTCGAGAAGTTCCCCCACGCCGATGCCACCTTGACCACGCACATGAAGAGCGTCGGCGAGGCGATGGCGATCGGCCGCAACTTCACCGAGGCCCTGGGCAAGGCGCTGCGCAGTGTGGAGAAGCCCGAGGCCATCTTCGACTTCGCCACCCCGATCACCCGCAGCGCCGGTGATCTGTTGACCGAGGCGATGCGTCCGCACGACGGCCGTCTCGGCCTGGTGATGCAGGCCATCCGGGCCGGTGCCAGTGTGGAGGAGGTGCACACCGCCACCGGCATCGACCCCTGGTTCGTCGATCAACTGGTGCTGATCGACGAGGTCGCCCGGGAGGTCGCCCAGGCCCCGGAGCTGAACGCCGGGGTGCTCGCGCAGGCGAAGCGTCACGGCCTGTCCGACGCCCAGATCGGCTCGCTGCGACATCTGAGCGAGGAGGTCGTCCGCGGCATCCGTTGGGCGCTGGGGATCCGGCCGGTCTACAAGACCGTGGACACCTGTGCCGGTGAGTTCGCCGCCCGTACCCCGTACCACTACAGCTCCTACGACGCCGAGACCGAGGTGGCTCCGCGGCAGAAGCCGGCGGTGATCATTCTCGGCTCCGGACCGAACCGGATCGGGCAGGGCATCGAGTTCGACTACTCCTGTGTGCACGCTGCACTGACGCTGTCGGCAGCCGGGTACGAGACCGTCATGATCAACTGCAACCCCGAGACCGTCTCCACCGACTACGACACCTCCGACCGGCTGTACTTCGAACCGTTGACCGCCGAGGACGTGCTGGAGGTCTGCCACGCCGAGTCCCAGGCCGGCCCGGTCGCCGGGGTGATCGTCCAGCTCGGTGGGCAGACCCCGCTGAAGCTGGCACAGACACTGAAGGATGCTGGGGTGCCGATCGTCGGTACCAGCCCGGAGGCCATCGACCTGGCCGAGGAGCGCGGAGCCTTCGGTGAGGTGCTGGACGCCGCCGGATTGCTCTCGCCCAAGCACGGTATGGCCACCTCACAGGAGCAGGCGACCGCGATCGCCGCCGACATCGGCTACCCGGTCCTGGTCCGGCCCTCCTATGTGCTCGGTGGGCGAGGAATGGAGATCGTCTACGACGACGAATCCCTGCGCGGTTACATCCAGCGGGCGACCGAGCTGACACCTGAACATCCGGTGCTGGTGGACCGCTTCCTCGACGACGCCGTGGAGATCGACGTCGACGCCCTCTACGACGGCACCGAGCTCTACCTCGGTGCGGTGATGGAGCACATCGAGGAGGCCGGGGTGCACTCCGGGGACTCCGCCTGCACGCTGCCGCCGATCACCCTCGGCGAGGAAGTGATCGAGCGGATCCGCGAAGCCACCGAGGCGATCGCCGCCGGCGTCGGCGTCCGCGGCCTGATCAACATCCAGTACGCCCTGGCCGGGGACACGCTGTACGTGCTGGAAGCCAACCCGCGCGCCTCGCGCACCGTGCCCTTCGTCTCCAAGGCCACCGACACCCCGTTGGCCAAGGCCGCCGCCCGGTTGATGCTGGGGGAGCCGATCGCCGAGCTGCGGTCGGCCGGCCTGCTACGGCCCACCGGCGACGGGGCCGACTCGGTTCCCGGGGCGCCGATCGCGGTGAAGGAGGCGGTGATGCCGTTCAACCGCTTCCGTACCCCGGACGGTTCCTTCGTCGACACCGTGCTCGGTCCGGAGATGAAGTCCACCGGTGAGGTGATGGGACTGGACGCGACCTTCGGTACCGCCTTCGCCAAGTCCCAGGCCGGTGCCTTCGGCTCCCTGCCGACCTCGGGGCGGGTCTTCGTCTCCGTCGCCAACCGGGACAAGCGCAGCGTGCTCTTCCCGGTCAAGCGGCTGGCCGACCTCGGCTTCGAGATCCTGGCGACCGCCGGCACCGCCTCGATGCTGCACCGGCACGGGGTGGCGGCCAAACCCGTCCGCAAGGCCAGTGAGGGCACCGGACCCGAGGGTGAACCGACGATCATCGAGTTGATCAACGACGGTCAGGTGGATCTGATCTTCAACACCCCGCACGGGGCGAACAACGGCGGCAGCCCGCGGGTGGACGGGTACGAGATCCGTACCGCAGCGGTGCTCAACGACGTACCGTGCATCACCACGGTGCAGGGGCTGGCCTCGGCGGTGCAGGGGATCGAAGCCCTGCAGACCGGCGGCATCGGCGTCCGGTCGCTGCAGAGCTGGGCTGCTGAGACGAAGGCGGCTGCCACAGCGGATGCCGATGCGTGA
- the pyrF gene encoding orotidine-5'-phosphate decarboxylase: MSTTWSERLQAAIEARGRLCVGIDPHPSLIASWGFEPTVSGLENYVRHQIEVLGLTVAVFKPQSGLFEAYGAAGVAVLERAVADCKAAGALVILDAKRGDFQPTMQGYARGYLMEESPFQIDALTVSPYLGVGSLHPMFIAAAESGRGLYVLSRTSNPEGSALQLARTGEGATVAQQVVDDVEVRNEVLGPEFGLVIGATHEDLGVNLDEFTGSLLVPGIGAQGATVADVKRRFGDRASAVLPNVSRQVGRVGPDPHALKGAVEDLLDQVRELG, translated from the coding sequence ATGTCCACGACCTGGTCCGAACGGCTGCAGGCCGCGATCGAGGCCCGCGGGAGGTTGTGCGTGGGGATCGATCCCCATCCGTCGCTGATCGCCAGCTGGGGATTCGAGCCGACCGTCAGTGGTCTGGAGAACTACGTCCGGCACCAGATCGAGGTGCTCGGGTTGACCGTCGCGGTGTTCAAACCGCAGAGCGGGCTGTTCGAGGCCTACGGTGCGGCCGGAGTGGCTGTCCTGGAGCGTGCGGTCGCCGACTGCAAGGCAGCCGGTGCGCTGGTGATCCTGGACGCCAAACGCGGTGACTTCCAGCCCACGATGCAGGGATATGCCCGTGGGTACCTGATGGAGGAGTCGCCGTTCCAGATCGACGCGCTGACCGTCAGCCCGTACCTCGGAGTCGGTTCCCTGCACCCGATGTTCATCGCCGCTGCCGAATCCGGTCGCGGTCTGTACGTGCTCTCGCGTACCTCCAATCCCGAGGGTTCGGCACTGCAGTTGGCCCGGACCGGTGAGGGGGCCACGGTGGCCCAGCAGGTCGTCGACGATGTCGAGGTGCGCAACGAGGTACTGGGCCCGGAGTTCGGTCTGGTGATCGGGGCGACCCATGAGGACCTGGGGGTGAACCTGGACGAGTTCACCGGGTCGCTGCTGGTTCCCGGGATCGGTGCCCAGGGCGCCACCGTGGCCGATGTGAAGCGCCGCTTCGGTGATCGGGCCTCGGCGGTGCTGCCCAATGTCAGCCGTCAGGTGGGTCGGGTCGGTCCGGATCCGCACGCCCTGAAGGGGGCGGTGGAGGACCTGCTGGACCAGGTCAGGGAGCTCGGCTGA